One stretch of Gambusia affinis linkage group LG05, SWU_Gaff_1.0, whole genome shotgun sequence DNA includes these proteins:
- the pdp1 gene encoding pyruvate dehydrogenase phosphatase catalytic subunit 1, giving the protein MPVASQLLRGLPRAKAFASSLLPCQHHQSHLGSLPALRGPSQTWQTHLLGRSYQTSSALHNYILTPPQVNSILKANEYSFKVPEFDGKNVSSVMGFESNQLPANAPIEDRRSAATCLQTRGMLLGVFDGHAGCACAQALSERLFYYIAVSLLPHDTLCELEASVEAGRALSPILQWHKHPNDYFTREAQSLYFNSLRTYWQELIDLTSPGDVPDTREALLNAFKRLDNNISLEAQVGDASAFLHYWVLRVAFSGATACVAHIDGPDLYIANAGDARAVLGVQEEDGSFSAHTLSNDHSAQNDSEVARIRSEHPHSERKTVIRQDRLLGLLMPFRAFGDVKFKWSIELQKRVLESGPDQLHENEHTKFIPPNYHTPPYLTAEPEITYHRLRPQDRFLVIGSDGLWETLHRQEVIRIVGEYLTGFHQSQPLKVGGYKVTLGQMQGLLEERKARMSSAFEDQNSATHLMRHAVGNNEFGTVDHERLSKMLSLPEELARMYRDDITIIVTQFNPHVIGAQRQDDES; this is encoded by the exons ATGCCTGTTGCATCCCAACTACTCAGGGGTTTGCCCCGTGCCAAGGCCTTTGCCTCCAGTCTGTTACCATGCCAACACCACCAGTCCCACCTCGGTTCCCTGCCTGCCCTTAGAGGCCCGTCCCAAACATGGCAGACACACCTGTTAGGAAGGTCATATCAGACGTCCTCAGCGCTTCACAACTACATCCTGACGCCCCCACAGGTCAACTCCATCCTGAAAGCCAACGAGTACAGCTTCAAG GTGCCAGAGTTTGACGGTAAAAATGTGTCATCCGTGATGGGTTTTGAAAGCAACCAGCTTCCGGCCAACGCTCCCATCGAGGACCGGCGGAGCGCGGCGACCTGCCTGCAGACACGAGGAATGCTCCTGGGCGTGTTTGATGGACACGCCGGCTGCGCTTGCGCTCAG gcGCTGAGTGAGAGGCTGTTTTACTACATAGCGGTCTCACTGCTCCCCCATGACACTCTGTGTGAGCTGGAGGCTTCAGTGGAGGCCGGCCGAGCGCTTAGTCCCATCCTGCAGTGGCACAAACATCCCAATGACTACTTCACCCGGGAGGCTCAGAGCCTCTACTTCAACAGCCTGAGGACCTACTGGCAGGAGCTAATTGACCTAACCAG CCCTGGCGACGTTCCAGACACCCGAGAGGCCTTACTGAATGCCTTCAAGAGGCTGGACAACAACATTTCTCTGGAAGCTCAG GTTGGAGACGCAAGTGCGTTTCTGCACTACTGGGTTCTGAGAGTGGCATTTTCTGGAGCTACAGCCTGCGTGGCGCACATCGATGGACCAGATCT CTATATAGCCAATGCCGGGGATGCCCGGGCCGTGTTGGGGGTGCAGGAGGAGGATGGTTCATTCAGTGCTCACACACTGTCCAACGACCACAGCGCCCAGAACGACAGCGAGGTCGCTCGGATACGAAGCGAGCATCCTCACTCTGAGAGGAAGACTGTTATTCGTCAG GACCGGCTGCTGGGCCTGCTCATGCCGTTCCGCGCCTTCGGGGACGTGAAGTTCAAGTGGAGCATCGAACTGCAGAAGCGCGTTCTGGAGTCTGGACCCGATCAGCTCCATGAGAATGAGCACACCAAGTTCATCCCTCCCAACTACCACACGCCGCCCTACCTGACCGCCGAGCCGGAGATCACGTACCACAGGCTGCGGCCACAGGACCGCTTCCTG GTAATCGGCTCAGACGGCCTCTGGGAGACGCTCCACCGGCAGGAAGTGATCCGCATCGTCGGCGAGTATTTAACTGGGTTTCACCAGAGCCAGCCACTTAAAGTCGGAGGCTACAAAGTCACTCTGGGACAGATGCAGGGTCTGCTCGAGGAGCGGAAGGCCCGCATGTCCTCCGCATTCGAGGACCAGAACTCGGCGACGCACTTGATGCGGCACGCGGTGGGAAACAACGAGTTCGGCACGGTGGACCACGAGCGGCTGTCCAAGATGCTGTCGCTGCCTGAGGAGCTGGCTCGCATGTACCGTGATGACATCACCATCATCGTCACTCAGTTCAACCCTCACGTGATCGGCGCGCAGAGACAGGATGATGAGTCCTGA
- the LOC122831311 gene encoding uncharacterized protein LOC122831311: MAASHAGMRRHHSVRFLFTEKGKENGLTRLDFSRKLIQQTLKFRPDDLNCILSLPFNKGYDVSFCSAALLKDFWTRFENAKTQFSAFDVEKLTDNSLKTVIVRMFNETVSAQDICMWLGRYCTVRGQAMKVRDVDGIWNCAWRVPIKQWEDPQGFQGLKHLPSMIVLGENRGYIHYQGQPKLCRKCGEHGHLAETCDKIFCGKCREVGHTFDECTNGRKCNLCGGQDHLFRDCPKSFANKLKIRKEPVTDMANEQVDAAGPENSNLLPNPLIGGEEEEEAGSGEGKEAPPQTETSSEGGEMQTEGGASPDSSEEEQTDSSDDAPLPDAQLSKRPAPESSSEVTTTAEKRGRLEELFGSFGEESRIFLAGSPSETSLHFVQQSTPEDPNKDRESVTTVRSLRYGDDITVWRNASHPVLSNRLQDLSWMVAHGILPVRAVMHSRGMSASSICPRPGCGAPESVRHLLWECSAAVDLWAKAGSLQFPHLPAREVLNVQLVLYGVSHQKKNKKDFEEMWLTLATIKDATWTSRNLLVSRRRQIPPVAVIRMAAAKRTTSRAAGGAPRTQPPRRIACASVDVGAGAPRTEVQAAAAWPSG; encoded by the exons ATGGCGGCTAGCCATGCCGGCATGCGGAGGCACCACAGTGTGCGCTTTTTATTTacggaaaaaggaaaagaaaatggtttgaCAAGACTGGATTTTTCAAGGAAATTGATTCAGCAGACTTTGAAATTTCGGCCGGATGACCTGAATTGTATCCTCTCCCTGCCTTTCAATAAAGGATATGACGTAAGTTTTTGCTCTGCCGCACTGTTAAAAGATTTCTGGACACGGTTTGAGAATGCTAAGACCCAGTTTTCGGCTTTTGACGTTGAGAAACTGACTGACAACTCCCTGAAAACGGTGATTGTCAGGATGTTCAATGAGACTGTCAGTGCCCAAGACATCTGTATGTGGCTGGGTAGATACTGCACTGTGAGAGGCCAGGCTATGAAGGTGCGGGATGTGGACGGCATCTGGAACTGCGCTTGGCGGGTCCCCATCAAACAATGGGAGGACCCCCAAGGCTTCCAGGGCCTGAAACATCTCCCATCCATGATAGTCCTGGGGGAGAACAGAGGCTATATTCACTATCAAGGCCAACCCAAACTGTGTCGGAAATGCGGCGAGCACGGTCATCTGGCCGAAACTTGTGATAAGattttctgtggaaaatgtAGAGAAGTGGGACACACTTTTGATGAATGTACGAACGGGCgaaaatgtaatttgtgtgGCGGACAAGATCATTTGTTCAGAGACTGTCCAAAGTCTTTTgccaacaaattaaaaataagaaaggaaCCGGTAACGGATATGGCAAATGAGCAAGTGGACGCAGCTGGGCCAGAAAATTCAAATCTCCTGCCAAATCCTCTGattggaggagaggaggaggaggaggcgggaaGCGGGGAGGGGAAGGAAGCACCCCCCCAAACCGAAACATCCAGTGAGGGGGGGGAGATGCAGACCGAAGGCGGAGCTAGCCCTGACTCCTCTGAGGAGgaacagacagacagcagcGATGATGCCCCCCTCCCCGACGCCCAGCTGTCAAAGAGGCCGGCACCTGAGTCCTCCTCCGAGGTCACTACCACGGCGGAGAAGCGAGGAAGACTGGAGGAACTCTTCGGTTCCTTCGGGGAGGAATCCCGGATTTTCCTCGCGGGCTCACCAAGTGAGACCTCGTTACATTTTGTTCAACAATCAACCCCGGAGGACCCAAATAAG GACCGGGAATCAGTAACCACAGTGCGCAGCCTCCGGTATGGAGATGACATCACTGTTTGGCGCAACGCGAGCCATCCCGTCCTTTCGAACAGACTCCAGGACCTATCCTGGATGGTGGCTCATGGGATCCTGCCGGTCAGAGCCGTAATGCACTCCCGCGGCATGTCTGCGTCGTCCATCTGCCCCCGACCCGGTTGTGGCGCGCCGGAGTCGGTGAGGCACCTGCTGTGGGAGTGCAGCGCTGCTGTGGACCTGTGGGCGAAGGCCGGCTCCTTGCAATTCCCACACTTGCCAGCAAGGGAGGTCCTAAACGTACAATTAGTGCTGTACGGGGTGAGCcaccagaaaaagaacaaaaaagacttTGAGGAGATGTGGCTCACCCTTGCCACCATCAAAGACGCCACCTGGACCTCCAGAAACTTGCTGGTGAGCAGGCGCAGGCAGATCCCCCCGGTGGCTGTGATCCGGATGGCAGcagcaaaaagaacaacatcGAGGGCTGCAGGTGGCGCGCCAAGGACACAGCCACCAAGAAGAATCGCCTGCGCCTCTGTGGACGTAGGAGCCGGCGCACCACGAACAGAGGTCCAAGCAGCGGCGGCCTGGCCCTCCGGGTGA
- the cdh17 gene encoding cadherin-17 has translation MTPMVHLLLLPFLLSIAAGMDLEELKGPFVDISLDVNEATAVPHPVHQFQVPAGVTGFKMSGEGLDIFKMSSDGWLYLEKPLDWSEDTHYVFIVEAVGDEDAVADTITVTVNVLDVNNNAPRFNQEVYTAVIRERRKPDVPFVQVSATDKDDPTTPNARLRYSLISQVPNNNNIFLFQIDPETGEISTTEEGEEMLKAKPGIQFSRGEERSINSLERKFDDYCPGQKIPYEQNPFFSCVATQEMKRRNLDPVEDPDYILFVRVQDLDGATATGLSATAKVYIIVQPNLWVNPGPLTIEENLKGDYPRVVAKVQSNDPDAGYSLVQKERELRFPFQIKENGEILLTEELDREQKDMYILVVFAKDSNDIEVDPPMEIQVLVKDVNDNEPVCENEETEMEIQENEPFGSEVGQLVAHDIDQPGTINSLLTYTIVSEGPSSSQSSFYIDQSNGRIQALRLLQRKEQNIYNLDIKVSDSELSTICKVIIKVIGVNNEEPEFEKNYYGNHSLAEDAEVGSTVLTIKATDTDEPDTGSSYIMFDISKGNDGDVFTVETDGKGVGYVVVAKPLDFESRSTFDLQIDARNTEPLRKGVEYTSKSTATLTVNVNDVDEAPEFMMDSMDVVVPENFTKGSVLLKINAKDPEGSEISFKLDGDDKGWLEINPATGEIKTKTKMDRETLETFDVTVTAFEKNNPDRSSERAVHVRLLDVNDNVPKLTKNNDFICMQNIKPLIIEANDGDADPFSAPFDFAFTKKSPNWKLTKRDDSSAQLQLTKKPLKEGTYSLQITVKDRAGMGIPNLFEVKICNCTAFGYCYTPPHGKSFKPPMGLTIGILVGVLGFCAIVFIIVVKRSSRNKNDNQPEDGERKPMM, from the exons TTTCAGGTCCCTGCAGGTGTTACTGGTTTCAAGATGAGCGGAGAAGGCTTGGAcatctttaaaatgtccagTGACGGCTGGCTTTACCTGGAGAAACCTCTGGACTGGTCTGAGGACACCCACTACGTGTTCATC GTGGAGGCAGTGGGAGATGAGGATGCAGTGGCTGACACAATAACTGTGACCGTAAACGTTTTGGACGtaaacaacaacgctccacggTTCAATCAGGAGGTCTACACAGCTGTTATTCGGGAGAGGAGGAAACCAG ATGTCCCCTTCGTCCAAGTGTCTGCAACCGACAAGGACGACCCCACGACTCCAAACGCTCGCCTGCGCTACAGCCTGATCAGCCAGGtccccaacaacaacaacatcttCCTGTTCCAGATCGACCCCGAAACCGGAGAGATCTCCACCACTGAAGAgg GAGAAGAAATGCTGAAGGCCAAACCAGGAATCCAGTTTTCCAGGGGAGAAGAGCGGAGCATCAACTCCCTGGAACGAAAGTTTGACGACTACTGTCCAGGACAGAAGATCCCATATGAACAAAATCCATTCTTCAGCTGCGTAGCGACACAAG AGATGAAGAGGCGTAACTTGGACCCTGTGGAGGATCCTGACTACATCCTGTTCGTCCGCGTTCAAGATCTGGACGGAGCCACAGCGACGGGTCTGAGTGCAACTGCCAAAGTTTACATTATTGTTCAGCCCAACCTGTGGGTCAACCCTGGGCCGTTAACTATTGAGGAGAACCTAAAAGGAGATTATCCTCGTGTTGTTGCTAAG GTCCAGTCTAATGACCCTGATGCGGGCTACTCGTTAGTGCAGAAGGAGCGAGAGCTCCGGTTCCCTTTCcagattaaagaaaatggagaaataCTTCTGACAGAGGAGCTGGACAGAGAGCAGAAAGACATG TACATTTTAGTTGTATTTGCAAAAGACTCCAATGACATTGAGGTGGACCCACCCATGGAGATTCAGGTTCTGGTGAAGGACGTGAATGACAATGAGCCTGTGTGTGAAAATGAGGAAACTGAAATGGAGATCCAGGAGAATGAGCCATTTG GCAGCGAAGTGGGACAGCTTGTGGCCCATGACATCGACCAACCAGGAACTATAAATTCTTTACTTACTTACACCATCGTCTCTGAAGGTCCATCCAGCTCACAAAGCAGCTTCTATATTGACCAAAGCAATGGAAGAATCCAGGCGTTGCGCTTGCTTCAACGTAAAGAACAGAATATTTACAACTTAGACATCAAAGTCAGCGACTCAG AATTGAGCACCATCTGCAAGGTGATCATCAAGGTTATCGGCGTGAACAACGAGGAGCCCGAGTTTGAGAAGAACTAC TACGGGAACCACAGTCTGGCGGAGGACGCTGAGGTGGGCAGCACGGTGCTGACCATCAAAGCCACAGACACAGACGAGCCCGACACTGGCAGCTCCTACATCATGTTCGACATCTCCAAAGGAAACGACGGAGACGTCTTCACCGTGGAAACTGACGGCAAAGGAGTCGGTTATGTCGTCGTTGCAAAG CCTCTGGACTTCGAGTCCCGTTccacctttgacctccagatTGATGCCCGTAACACAGAGCCGCTGAGGAAGGGTGTGGAGTACACCAGCAAATCCACCGCCACCCTGACCGTGAACGTCAACGATGTGGATGAGGCCCCAGAGTTCATGATGGACTCCATGGATGTCGTCGTACCAGAAAACTTCACAAAGGGATCAGTGCTGTTGAAAATAAACGCAAAAGACCCAGAAGGGTCAGAGATCAG cttTAAGCTGGACGGCGATGATAAGGGCTGGCTGGAGATCAATCCTGCCACTGGAGAGATCAAGACCAAAACCAAGATGGACAGAGAGACACTGGAGACCTTTGATGTCACTGTCACGGCCTTCGAGAAGA ACAATCCTGACCGTTCCTCCGAGCGCGCCGTCCACGTCCGGCTGCTGGATGTCAACGACAACGTTCCCAAACTAACAAAGAACAATGACTTCATCTGCATGCAGAACATCAAACCCCTCATCATCGAGGCCAACGACGGTGATGCCGACCCCTTCTCTGCTCCTTTTGATTTCGCCTTTACAAAGAAATCCCCCAACTGGAAGTTGACGAAGCGTGATG ATTCCTCCGCTCAGCTGCAGTTGACCAAAAAACCGCTGAAGGAGGGAACGTACTCTCTTCAGATCACCGTTAAAGACAGAGCAGGGATGGGCATCCCAAACCTGTTTGAGG TGAAAATATGCAACTGTACAGCCTTCGGCTACTGCTACACCCCACCACACGGAAAGAGCTTCAAACCTCCGATGGGACTCACCATCGGGATCTTAGTCGGCGTTCTGGGATTTTGTG CTATCGTCTTCATCATAGTGGTAAAGCGCTCAAGTAGAAACAAGAACGACAATCAACCAGAGGACGGGGAGCGGAAACCCATGATGTAG